The Gymnogyps californianus isolate 813 chromosome Z, ASM1813914v2, whole genome shotgun sequence genome has a window encoding:
- the LOC127027639 gene encoding relaxin-3-like: MGAKLRLLCAAALLLCAAPPGQPSAWGTAAAVLPAGEGEGYGVKLCGREFIRAVIFTCGGSRWKRLSVLAMEPAPAADSARTASNKLLGNFKLQSVLGPEVEQLQRSSPFLGWETFKDLYSLNDYNEYAPVADDFKELVHQVEEAVQKDRGGTRIADPMGSNSYLWARYPRRKRESLGLAGMCCKWGCTKAEISTICRV, encoded by the exons ATGGGGGCCAAGCTGCGACTCCTCTGCGCCGCGGCGCTGCTGCTCTGCGCGGCGCCGCCGGGGCAGCCCAGCGCCTGGGGCACGGCGGCCGCCGTGCTCCCCGCGGGCGAGGGCGAAGGTTACGGGGTGAAGCTGTGCGGCCGGGAGTTCATCCGCGCCGTCATCTTCACCTGCGGCGGGTCCCGCTGGAAGCGGCTCTCCGTGCTGGCCATGGAGCCGGCGCCCGCGGCCG ATTCTGCACGAACAGCAAGTAACAAACTACTGGGAAACTTCAAGCTGCAATCAGTTTTGGGTCCTGAAgtggagcagctgcagagaagcagccCGTTTCTTGGATGGGAGACGTTTAAGGACTTGTATAGTTTAAACGACTATAATGAATATGCGCCTGTGGCAGACGACTTCAAAGAACTTGTTCACCAGGTAGAGGAAGCTGTTCAGAAGGACAGGGGAGGAACAAGAATTGCAGACCCCATGGGATCAAACAGTTATCTTTGGGCCAGGTATCCTAGAAGAAAACGGGAATCTCTGGGTTTGGCAGGAATGTGTTGCAAATGGGGCTGTACCAAAGCTGAAATTAGTACTATATGCAGAGTTTAA